In one Clostridia bacterium genomic region, the following are encoded:
- the pilM gene encoding type IV pilus assembly protein PilM, translated as MFGLGATKSIVGLDIGSSTIKAVELKKSRGGIEVTHIGLEPLASDIVVDSMIVDSGSVASAITKIFTDNNIKSRAVATSVSGHSVIVKKISMHTMTDQELVQSIQQEAAQHIPFDISDVNIDYQILSEDLDGPYMDVLLVAVKKDKILNYTNVLSLAGKAPAVVDIDAFALQNCYEYNYEPAPGSTVALLNLGASVMNINIVKGTTPLFTRDVSVGGHQYTDSLQKELDLTFDDAEALKLGQKVGTVSEDAKLPILQQVTEIIVLEIQKTFDFFRATAAGEHIERIYLAGGSSQVPGLMEALRQEFSLPVEVLNPFQKIEPPVGPEAELVEKNAAQLSVAVGLALRSFETL; from the coding sequence ATGTTTGGATTAGGTGCAACAAAGTCGATTGTCGGTCTTGACATAGGTTCCAGCACCATCAAGGCTGTCGAACTGAAGAAATCGCGCGGCGGGATCGAAGTCACGCATATCGGCCTGGAGCCGCTCGCGTCGGACATCGTCGTCGATTCCATGATCGTCGATAGCGGCAGCGTGGCCAGCGCCATCACCAAGATCTTTACCGACAATAACATCAAGTCCAGGGCAGTCGCGACCTCCGTCAGCGGTCACTCGGTCATTGTTAAAAAGATTTCGATGCACACGATGACCGACCAGGAGCTTGTGCAGAGCATTCAGCAGGAAGCCGCGCAGCATATCCCGTTCGACATCTCCGACGTGAACATCGACTACCAGATCCTCTCCGAGGACCTGGACGGCCCGTACATGGATGTCTTGCTCGTCGCGGTCAAGAAGGACAAGATACTGAACTACACTAACGTCCTTTCGCTTGCTGGCAAGGCTCCCGCGGTCGTCGACATAGATGCATTCGCGCTGCAGAACTGCTACGAATACAACTACGAGCCAGCGCCGGGCTCCACCGTCGCCCTGTTGAACCTGGGTGCGAGCGTCATGAATATCAACATCGTGAAGGGCACGACGCCGCTGTTCACGCGCGATGTCAGCGTTGGCGGTCACCAATATACGGATTCGCTCCAGAAGGAACTCGATCTCACCTTCGATGATGCGGAAGCGCTAAAGCTCGGCCAGAAGGTCGGCACCGTCAGCGAAGATGCCAAGCTGCCCATCTTGCAGCAGGTAACGGAGATCATCGTCCTGGAAATTCAGAAGACGTTCGACTTCTTCCGCGCCACCGCCGCTGGCGAGCACATCGAGCGTATTTACCTTGCCGGAGGTTCTTCGCAGGTTCCGGGATTGATGGAAGCCTTGCGCCAGGAGTTCTCGCTGCCGGTTGAAGTGCTCAACCCGTTTCAGAAAATTGAGCCGCCGGTAGGGCCGGAGGCGGAGTTGGTCGAAAAGAACGCGGCACAGCTTTCCGTCGCCGTGGGCTTAGCCCTGAGGAGCTTTGAAACCTTATGA
- a CDS encoding helix-turn-helix domain-containing protein — MADSPEVMNIRQASQYLGVSPDTLYKYVYEEKIPAFKLGNRWKFKKTILDTWMERKSTLGEGRGKKRPRAARTAVAR, encoded by the coding sequence ATGGCCGATTCGCCTGAAGTGATGAATATCCGGCAGGCTTCGCAGTATCTGGGCGTGAGCCCCGACACGCTCTACAAATACGTGTACGAAGAGAAGATCCCCGCGTTCAAGCTCGGCAACCGCTGGAAGTTCAAGAAAACTATTCTAGATACATGGATGGAGCGGAAGAGCACGTTAGGGGAAGGCCGGGGAAAAAAGAGACCGAGGGCTGCGCGAACCGCAGTCGCACGGTAA
- a CDS encoding Rne/Rng family ribonuclease gives MTKELYVSSTPRETKVALVEDDQLAEVYFERENEYTLAGSIYKGRVTRVLPGMQSAFVDIGLERDAFLYVSDFLELPEDEDEDFGEVAIPVQIVETRQHDARQATLPTEPLPAESGAEDEEGDEEEVTANGGEEEEQPAENPEDPGVRRWRGRRRRRGRRGGRTAEPHPASAETAEPETVAESAPEVVEEIEEVEPAPPQAASTQPSTRANFSGMADDYQPMILPGESIARYQRGEGEPRNEVFEQEPAPQERKFGDRDRKFGGRGRRGERGERERQPREPRSREEAAPLPADYQPIILPGESISKYRNAEPQAFAETTEYNEQSASVDESVVAAPDLVATEAAADDRTNREYGIEENLAPEAVAPTENAGISPFIGDEPNTVSEPEIVPAEGIVSVLPAMAAAEEPVTTPETPSHQQQVEEAAAPAAEAREAEPRASEPTTPEPHGIVEESCETSGVLAAQDETPTEADEEVAQRFHDMNVAAIFGGGAVEDADAESTGVPEHAVAPENAASPESSNAPEADRTSMQDQGGYSPRGGELVHEELDEDEADMPNLGEDLTGYQLHELEERTLDRIGGHEIGEANDREANNADEDYDFDGDSYEFEESELVAGEEDQDEEEEEGEESEETNGQAELRAPAGTAGYQQRAERPARERRPNDRDRDHRGRRGGRRMRGGPRHEAPRAMPMISDLLKEGQEVLIQIAKEPIGKKGARITSHIALPGRFLVFMPTVNHIGVSRKIASEEERQRLKRIVASERENGHGGFIVRTAAANVREDELRADIRFLKHLWNEIRTRADSSKSPALIYHDLNLVERVLRDQVTQDFSQIWVDTEQEYERVVRFASRFQPGLLRRIKLYTKDTPLFEQFGIQDEINKSLKSKVWLKSGGYIVINQTEALVAIDINTGKYVGKTQRLEDTIVKTNVDAIKEIVRQVRLRDLGGIIVIDFIDMDERKNRQKVMQALEEALKSDRAPSKVLQFNDFGLVAITRKRVKQSLERTLGSPCPYCAATGFVKSVATVCNEIYTEMRKITKHLESRDVTLRVHPDVAKELKSSNGRWLQEMEELVGRPVLIKSDPALHQEQFDINT, from the coding sequence ATGACAAAAGAACTGTACGTTTCCAGCACGCCACGGGAAACCAAGGTGGCGTTGGTGGAAGACGACCAGCTTGCCGAGGTCTATTTCGAGCGTGAAAACGAATACACGCTGGCAGGCTCCATCTACAAAGGGCGTGTCACACGCGTGCTTCCCGGCATGCAGTCCGCCTTCGTTGACATAGGACTGGAACGCGACGCGTTCCTGTACGTATCGGATTTTCTGGAACTTCCCGAAGATGAGGATGAGGATTTCGGCGAAGTCGCCATTCCGGTACAGATCGTCGAAACTCGCCAGCATGATGCTCGACAGGCAACGCTGCCCACCGAGCCTCTTCCCGCCGAATCAGGCGCAGAGGACGAGGAGGGCGACGAAGAAGAAGTCACCGCCAACGGTGGCGAAGAAGAAGAGCAGCCCGCCGAAAACCCTGAAGACCCAGGCGTACGCCGCTGGCGTGGCCGCCGCCGCCGCCGCGGGCGCCGTGGTGGACGTACGGCCGAGCCCCATCCAGCCTCAGCGGAAACTGCCGAGCCCGAAACCGTCGCCGAGAGCGCACCGGAAGTAGTTGAGGAGATTGAGGAAGTCGAGCCCGCACCGCCGCAGGCTGCTTCAACTCAGCCCTCCACTCGCGCAAATTTCTCGGGAATGGCAGACGACTATCAGCCTATGATCCTGCCCGGCGAATCCATCGCTCGCTACCAGCGTGGCGAAGGCGAGCCGCGCAACGAAGTTTTTGAGCAGGAGCCTGCGCCGCAGGAGCGGAAATTCGGTGACCGCGACCGCAAGTTCGGTGGACGTGGCCGCCGTGGGGAACGTGGTGAACGCGAGCGTCAGCCGCGCGAACCTCGCTCGCGCGAAGAAGCCGCGCCGCTTCCAGCGGACTACCAGCCCATCATTCTTCCTGGCGAGTCGATTTCCAAATACCGCAACGCGGAGCCTCAGGCCTTTGCTGAGACGACGGAGTACAACGAGCAGTCCGCTTCGGTGGACGAATCGGTGGTAGCAGCTCCCGACCTTGTCGCGACCGAAGCGGCAGCCGACGACCGCACCAACCGAGAGTACGGTATCGAAGAGAATCTGGCACCCGAAGCCGTCGCTCCGACTGAGAACGCAGGGATTTCGCCGTTTATTGGCGACGAACCGAATACTGTCAGCGAACCCGAGATCGTGCCTGCCGAAGGCATCGTCAGCGTGCTGCCAGCGATGGCCGCCGCCGAAGAGCCTGTAACGACCCCGGAGACTCCTTCGCATCAACAGCAAGTCGAGGAAGCCGCGGCCCCCGCTGCCGAAGCGCGCGAGGCCGAGCCGCGAGCAAGTGAGCCAACCACACCTGAACCGCATGGCATTGTCGAAGAGTCGTGCGAGACCTCTGGCGTCCTCGCCGCCCAAGACGAAACACCCACCGAAGCCGACGAAGAAGTCGCCCAGCGCTTTCACGATATGAACGTTGCCGCGATCTTTGGCGGCGGCGCCGTTGAAGACGCCGATGCCGAGAGTACCGGCGTACCTGAACACGCTGTCGCGCCAGAAAACGCTGCCTCACCTGAATCCAGCAACGCACCGGAAGCCGATCGCACGTCCATGCAAGATCAGGGTGGCTACTCGCCAAGAGGCGGCGAGCTTGTCCACGAGGAACTTGATGAGGATGAGGCTGACATGCCGAACCTCGGTGAAGACCTTACTGGATACCAGTTGCACGAACTTGAGGAGCGGACTCTCGATCGCATCGGTGGCCATGAGATTGGCGAAGCCAATGATCGTGAAGCCAATAATGCCGACGAAGACTATGACTTTGACGGCGACAGCTATGAGTTCGAAGAGTCGGAACTCGTCGCTGGTGAAGAAGATCAGGACGAGGAAGAAGAGGAAGGCGAGGAAAGCGAAGAAACCAACGGCCAGGCAGAATTGCGCGCTCCGGCCGGTACAGCCGGCTATCAGCAGCGTGCGGAGCGCCCCGCCCGTGAGCGCCGCCCCAATGATCGCGACCGCGATCATCGCGGACGCCGCGGCGGGCGCCGCATGCGCGGAGGGCCGCGCCACGAAGCTCCACGCGCGATGCCGATGATCAGCGACCTGCTCAAGGAAGGACAGGAAGTTCTGATCCAAATCGCAAAGGAGCCTATCGGCAAGAAGGGTGCTCGTATCACCAGTCACATTGCCCTGCCGGGACGCTTCCTGGTCTTCATGCCGACGGTCAATCACATTGGCGTGTCCCGCAAGATTGCCTCGGAAGAGGAGCGCCAGCGCCTGAAACGTATCGTCGCCAGCGAGCGTGAAAATGGTCACGGCGGTTTCATTGTTCGTACCGCCGCAGCTAATGTTCGTGAAGACGAGTTGCGCGCCGACATCCGTTTCCTCAAGCATCTCTGGAACGAGATTCGCACGCGCGCCGATAGCAGCAAGTCTCCGGCGCTCATCTATCACGATCTCAACCTTGTCGAGCGCGTTCTTCGCGATCAGGTGACGCAGGACTTCTCGCAGATATGGGTCGATACCGAACAGGAGTACGAGCGCGTCGTTCGCTTTGCCAGCCGCTTCCAGCCTGGGCTGCTACGCCGCATCAAGCTCTATACGAAGGACACCCCGCTCTTCGAGCAGTTCGGCATTCAGGATGAGATCAACAAGTCGCTCAAGTCGAAGGTATGGCTCAAGAGCGGCGGGTACATCGTCATCAACCAGACGGAAGCGCTTGTCGCCATCGACATCAACACCGGCAAATACGTCGGGAAGACGCAACGCCTGGAAGACACGATCGTCAAAACCAACGTGGATGCCATCAAGGAGATTGTTCGCCAGGTCCGCCTGCGCGATCTCGGCGGCATCATCGTTATCGACTTCATCGACATGGACGAGCGCAAGAATCGTCAGAAGGTGATGCAGGCGCTCGAAGAAGCGTTGAAGTCGGATCGCGCTCCATCGAAGGTTCTCCAGTTCAACGATTTCGGACTGGTGGCCATCACCCGCAAACGCGTCAAGCAGTCGCTCGAGCGCACTCTTGGCAGCCCGTGTCCATATTGCGCGGCGACAGGTTTCGTTAAATCCGTCGCAACGGTTTGCAACGAGATCTACACCGAGATGCGCAAAATTACCAAGCACCTCGAATCACGGGACGTCACGCTCCGCGTGCACCCCGATGTCGCCAAGGAACTCAAGAGCAGCAACGGCCGTTGGCTGCAGGAGATGGAAGAACTCGTAGGACGCCCCGTGCTCATCAAGAGCGATCCTGCGCTTCACCAGGAGCAGTTCGACATCAATACATAG
- the rodA gene encoding rod shape-determining protein RodA, whose amino-acid sequence MARYVRFRDFDWVLLTFVLIICAFGVSEIYSASLNTKFEGIYVKQIYWVMAGVVVMFLMSFVNYQLLLENVYWMYIVSIISLVAVLIFGKRYLGAKRWIQMPGFHFQPSEWVKLILILAMAKYFADYHDRDLPFRELVKAGLVAGVPMLLVLKQPDLGTSLTYVPIALMALFLGGLRFKHAAIILLIAGVLLPVVWSFGLKPYQKERLTTFVSPEADSKGSGYQIIQSLVAVGSGGIWGKGVAKGSQTQGQFLPVTHTDFIFAAWAEEHGFVGAVFLLLLYFLVLMRLIHNAQTAPDRAGTFVVMGVVAVITFHVLVNVGMVVGFMPVTGIPLPLMSYGGSSVLFTFLALGIVMNVRMRRFVN is encoded by the coding sequence ATGGCACGCTACGTTCGATTCCGCGATTTCGACTGGGTGCTGCTCACCTTCGTGCTCATCATCTGCGCCTTCGGGGTGTCCGAGATTTACAGCGCCAGTCTCAACACAAAGTTCGAGGGCATTTACGTAAAGCAGATCTATTGGGTCATGGCCGGCGTTGTCGTCATGTTCCTGATGAGTTTCGTGAATTATCAGCTTCTGCTCGAGAACGTCTACTGGATGTACATAGTCTCGATCATCTCGCTGGTCGCGGTTCTCATTTTTGGCAAGCGATACCTCGGCGCCAAGCGCTGGATACAGATGCCCGGGTTCCACTTCCAGCCGTCAGAGTGGGTCAAACTCATCCTTATTCTCGCCATGGCGAAGTATTTTGCCGATTACCATGATCGCGACTTGCCTTTCCGCGAACTGGTGAAGGCCGGCCTGGTGGCGGGCGTCCCCATGTTGCTGGTGCTGAAGCAGCCCGACCTCGGCACTTCGCTCACGTATGTCCCGATTGCGCTGATGGCGCTGTTCCTTGGAGGCCTGCGTTTCAAGCACGCCGCCATTATCCTGCTCATTGCCGGAGTGCTCTTGCCGGTTGTCTGGAGCTTCGGCCTCAAGCCTTATCAGAAGGAGCGCCTGACCACCTTCGTCTCTCCCGAAGCCGATTCCAAGGGCTCCGGGTACCAGATTATTCAATCCCTCGTTGCCGTGGGCTCGGGTGGCATTTGGGGCAAAGGTGTCGCCAAAGGCAGCCAAACACAGGGACAATTCCTGCCAGTCACCCATACGGACTTTATTTTCGCGGCCTGGGCGGAAGAACACGGATTTGTAGGCGCTGTATTCCTCTTGTTGCTATACTTTCTGGTGTTGATGCGGTTGATCCACAACGCCCAAACGGCGCCTGATCGCGCTGGTACTTTTGTGGTTATGGGCGTGGTAGCGGTTATTACGTTCCACGTCCTCGTCAACGTTGGGATGGTGGTTGGCTTTATGCCCGTCACTGGAATCCCTTTGCCGCTGATGAGTTATGGCGGCTCATCGGTACTGTTTACGTTCCTGGCGCTCGGGATCGTGATGAACGTGCGCATGCGCCGGTTCGTAAATTGA